The following are from one region of the Luteimonas sp. MC1572 genome:
- a CDS encoding response regulator, with the protein MKPRILLVEDDPTTAAFMAAAIEALPAIVDMADSHLAALAKASDAGHALWLVDAHLPDGDGAGLLAELRALGLTTPAIAHTAAHDPWLHHELRAAGFASVLVKPLSASALRASLADAIGTWRPPRVAEDVAGDAADVVGPPPTWDDFAALRALNGERAHVDALRILFLDELPAARDLVASSARDGDERRMRDALHRLRASCGFVGAARLADAVAALEGAPGSAAALQAFTDAAQDLLPPP; encoded by the coding sequence ATGAAGCCACGCATCCTGCTGGTCGAGGACGACCCCACCACCGCCGCCTTCATGGCCGCCGCCATCGAAGCGCTGCCGGCCATCGTGGACATGGCCGACAGCCATCTCGCGGCGCTTGCCAAGGCCTCCGACGCCGGCCACGCGCTGTGGCTGGTCGATGCGCACCTGCCCGATGGCGACGGCGCCGGCCTGCTGGCCGAGCTGCGCGCACTCGGCCTGACCACGCCCGCGATCGCGCACACCGCCGCGCATGATCCGTGGCTGCACCACGAGCTGCGCGCCGCGGGCTTCGCATCCGTGCTGGTCAAGCCGCTTTCGGCGTCCGCCCTGCGCGCGTCCCTGGCCGATGCGATCGGCACATGGCGGCCACCGCGCGTCGCCGAGGACGTGGCCGGCGACGCCGCGGATGTGGTTGGCCCGCCGCCCACCTGGGACGACTTCGCCGCGCTGCGTGCGCTCAACGGCGAGCGCGCGCACGTCGATGCGCTGCGCATCCTGTTCCTCGACGAACTCCCGGCTGCGCGCGACCTGGTGGCGTCGTCGGCCCGCGACGGCGACGAACGCCGCATGCGCGATGCCCTGCACCGGCTGCGCGCGAGCTGCGGCTTCGTGGGTGCGGCGCGCCTTGCCGACGCGGTGGCCGCACTGGAAGGCGCGCCCGGATCCGCCGCTGCGCTGCAGGCGTTCACGGACGCCGCTCAGGACCTGCTGCCACCGCCCTGA
- a CDS encoding glycerophosphodiester phosphodiesterase has protein sequence MPTTAGQTEVQPPGPLVIAHRGASAVLPEHTLAAYMRAIEDGADYIEPDLVATRDGVLVARHEGEIGGTTDVAAHPAFADRRTTRRVDGREIEGWFVEDFTLAELRTLRARERLPQLRGTAHDGLYAVPTFDEIVALVARESAARGREIGLIPELKHSTHFSARGLPLEGRLLDALAAHPYTRSAAVVIQSFEVGNLRALRAKLGEGRANIRLLQLLGAADARPADIAAGGPTYADMATAAGLREVATYADVLGPQLGYVVPVGADGRPGKPTTMVADAHAAGLQVMPYTFRPENRFLPRSLWQGEDPRSRNEEGAVAHIRALLDAGIDGFFTDDVRVGRRAVD, from the coding sequence ATGCCCACCACCGCTGGTCAAACCGAAGTGCAGCCGCCCGGACCGCTGGTGATCGCGCACCGCGGCGCCAGCGCGGTGCTGCCCGAGCACACCCTGGCCGCGTACATGCGTGCCATCGAAGACGGCGCCGACTACATCGAGCCGGACCTCGTCGCCACCCGTGACGGCGTGCTGGTGGCGCGGCACGAGGGCGAGATCGGCGGCACCACCGACGTCGCCGCGCACCCGGCCTTCGCCGACCGCAGGACGACGCGCCGCGTCGACGGCCGCGAGATCGAAGGCTGGTTCGTCGAGGACTTCACGCTCGCCGAACTGCGTACGCTGCGTGCGCGCGAGCGCCTCCCGCAGCTGCGCGGCACCGCACACGACGGCCTGTACGCAGTCCCGACCTTCGACGAGATCGTGGCGCTGGTGGCGCGTGAATCGGCGGCTCGCGGGCGCGAGATCGGCCTGATTCCCGAGCTCAAGCATTCCACCCACTTCAGTGCACGCGGGCTGCCGCTCGAGGGCCGCCTGCTCGACGCGCTGGCTGCGCACCCCTACACCCGCAGCGCAGCGGTGGTGATCCAGTCGTTCGAAGTCGGCAACCTGCGCGCGCTGCGCGCGAAGCTGGGCGAGGGCAGGGCGAACATCCGCCTGCTGCAACTGCTCGGCGCGGCGGATGCGCGACCTGCCGACATCGCCGCTGGCGGACCGACCTATGCCGACATGGCGACTGCCGCAGGCCTGCGCGAAGTCGCCACCTATGCCGACGTGCTCGGCCCGCAACTTGGCTACGTGGTGCCGGTGGGTGCCGACGGTCGGCCGGGCAAGCCCACCACGATGGTCGCCGACGCGCACGCCGCCGGACTGCAGGTGATGCCGTATACGTTCCGTCCGGAGAACCGGTTCCTGCCGCGCAGCCTGTGGCAGGGCGAAGACCCGCGCAGCCGCAACGAGGAGGGTGCCGTCGCACATATCCGCGCCCTGCTCGATGCCGGCATCGATGGCTTTTTCACCGACGATGTCCGTGTGGGTCGCAGGGCTGTGGATTAG
- a CDS encoding YdbL family protein: MRHWMGLPFVAALVLTACVTINVYFPAAEAREAAREFVEKVIGDEAAPEAMPAPGGGMAMVPTERASHRVAFDPWMLLGIAPAHAQAPDITIRTPAIQAIQSRMEARFDSLRPHFDSGALGFGGDGLLVVREAAQVPLKDRVAVNAAVADDNRDRKAVYREIAVANGHPEWEAQIRDVFARQWIASARPGWWYQQGGAWKQK, encoded by the coding sequence ATGCGCCACTGGATGGGATTGCCGTTTGTCGCCGCGCTGGTGCTCACCGCCTGCGTCACCATCAATGTCTACTTCCCCGCGGCCGAGGCACGCGAGGCGGCGCGCGAGTTCGTCGAGAAGGTGATCGGCGACGAGGCCGCACCCGAGGCCATGCCCGCGCCCGGCGGTGGCATGGCGATGGTCCCGACCGAGCGTGCATCGCACCGCGTGGCCTTCGATCCGTGGATGCTGCTCGGCATCGCGCCGGCCCACGCGCAGGCGCCGGACATCACCATCCGCACGCCCGCCATCCAGGCGATCCAGTCGCGGATGGAAGCGCGCTTCGACAGCCTGCGCCCGCACTTCGACAGCGGCGCGCTGGGCTTCGGGGGCGATGGCCTGCTGGTGGTGCGCGAGGCGGCCCAGGTGCCGCTCAAGGATCGCGTGGCGGTGAACGCGGCCGTTGCCGACGACAACCGCGACCGTAAGGCGGTGTATCGCGAGATTGCCGTTGCCAATGGTCATCCCGAGTGGGAGGCGCAGATCCGCGACGTGTTCGCGCGGCAGTGGATCGCAAGCGCGCGGCCGGGATGGTGGTACCAGCAGGGCGGGGCCTGGAAGCAGAAGTAG
- a CDS encoding dienelactone hydrolase family protein — protein MKWVKRIAVVLGLLAFALTAYAVSTARDSDRPVGFQTARVESGSGPIAVALWYPTSGTPRPTTFVSGNLLNVARDAPVLGTKLPVVLVSHGNDGSALSHVDLAMELASAGYVVAAPTHAGDNYADRSRQSSPALFSQRAEQMRATLDFVLEGWPGASSVDASRVGAYGLSAGGFGVLTLVGARPDMAAVSEHCRRTPEFICKVLGHVKSPLLDSGEGSGVFLKDPRIRAAAVAAPGLGFTLAGNGLSDVDVPVQVWSGEKDDLVPFATNTRIVLDGLGPRAMARQMAGATHLSFLAPCGLLKPPALCSDPEGFDRLAAHKAMNAELVSFFNSHLGAPVQHTAPAP, from the coding sequence ATGAAATGGGTCAAGCGCATCGCGGTTGTTCTGGGGCTTCTTGCATTCGCCCTGACGGCGTACGCCGTCAGCACAGCCAGAGATTCGGACAGGCCGGTCGGCTTCCAGACCGCACGAGTTGAAAGCGGGAGCGGCCCGATCGCCGTCGCCCTGTGGTATCCCACATCCGGAACGCCCCGCCCGACGACGTTCGTGAGTGGCAATCTGCTCAACGTCGCCAGGGACGCGCCTGTGCTCGGCACGAAGCTGCCCGTGGTGCTGGTCTCGCATGGCAATGACGGAAGCGCCCTGAGCCATGTGGACCTCGCGATGGAGCTGGCGAGTGCGGGCTACGTCGTGGCGGCGCCCACCCATGCCGGCGACAACTACGCCGACCGTAGCCGCCAGAGTTCGCCGGCGCTCTTCAGCCAGCGTGCGGAGCAAATGCGCGCGACCCTGGATTTTGTCCTGGAGGGATGGCCCGGCGCGTCCAGCGTCGACGCGTCCCGCGTGGGTGCCTATGGCCTGTCCGCAGGCGGCTTTGGCGTGCTCACCCTGGTCGGCGCCAGGCCGGATATGGCCGCTGTCTCGGAGCACTGCCGGCGGACGCCGGAGTTCATCTGCAAAGTCCTCGGGCATGTGAAATCCCCTCTGCTCGACAGCGGCGAGGGATCGGGAGTGTTCCTGAAGGACCCGCGAATCCGTGCGGCCGCGGTAGCCGCGCCAGGGCTTGGCTTCACGCTGGCGGGAAATGGCTTGTCCGACGTGGACGTTCCCGTGCAGGTATGGAGCGGCGAAAAGGACGACCTCGTGCCTTTCGCAACGAATACCCGGATCGTGCTGGATGGGCTGGGGCCCCGGGCCATGGCGAGGCAAATGGCAGGCGCCACACATCTGTCGTTCCTGGCGCCCTGCGGCTTGCTGAAGCCTCCGGCCCTCTGCAGTGATCCCGAGGGATTCGACCGGCTTGCCGCCCACAAGGCCATGAACGCGGAGCTGGTTTCCTTCTTCAATTCGCACCTGGGGGCTCCCGTGCAGCACACGGCGCCCGCTCCATGA
- a CDS encoding M13-type metalloendopeptidase — translation MKTSLLSAATALALAIAAPVSAHDARDAAGCLDIACDSTLLYAADDSGAGSTGANVAADRFGTWGIDTAGMDRDVSPGADFFGYVSGTWAANTDIPSDKSMYGSFLVLRDLSEARVRGLVEGYVGQGGAATGDAAKVATLYRSFLDEAAIEALGATPLAPHLDAIRAAADKDALADLMGAASGGVGATLFRLGVSDDQRDPDRYTLYMSQSGLGLGDRQMYLDEKFAPQRERYVAYIAQLLQLAGWDDAQGNAQRVFDFEKAVADAHWTRADSRDRSRTYNPVERDAFATTAPGFNWERYFAAAGVEQAPRAVVRQDSAMPKLAKLFAAADLDTLKAWQAFHVTDQAAPMLSKAFVDAHFDFRSKFLSGQPEQKERWKRGVAHAEEAMGEAIGRDYVQLYFPPDSKAKMDELVANVKAAMGARLDQLEWMGEDTKAEARAKLAGFGLKIGHAETWRDYASLEVRDGDVLGNALRSAAFEWDYDRARIGQQVDKAEWGMTPQTVNAYYSSVKNEIVFPAAILQPPFFDPDADPAVNYGAIGGVIGHEIIHGFDDQGRKSDGAGLLRDWWTADDAAKFEVQAAKLGAQYEAFEFPQLPGMHINGKVAMGENIGDLGGLTIALEAYRRSLDGKPAPVIDGFSGEQRLFMGWAQVWRTLWRDDALRQQLVNGTHSPGHIRAFAPLRNIDAWYDAFDVSEGDPLWIAPEDRVRIW, via the coding sequence TTGAAGACCAGCCTGCTCTCCGCCGCGACCGCGCTCGCACTTGCGATCGCCGCGCCCGTTTCCGCCCATGACGCCCGCGATGCCGCCGGCTGCCTGGACATCGCCTGCGACTCCACCCTGCTATATGCCGCCGACGATTCGGGTGCCGGCAGCACCGGGGCGAACGTCGCAGCCGACCGCTTCGGCACCTGGGGCATCGATACCGCGGGCATGGATCGCGATGTGTCGCCGGGTGCGGACTTCTTCGGCTACGTCAGCGGCACGTGGGCCGCCAACACCGACATTCCCTCGGACAAGTCGATGTACGGCTCGTTCCTGGTCCTGCGTGACCTGTCCGAGGCGCGCGTTCGCGGCCTGGTCGAGGGCTACGTCGGGCAGGGCGGCGCCGCGACCGGCGACGCCGCCAAGGTCGCCACGCTGTACCGCAGCTTCCTCGACGAGGCCGCGATCGAGGCCCTGGGCGCGACGCCGCTGGCGCCGCACCTCGACGCCATCCGGGCCGCGGCCGACAAGGACGCACTGGCCGACCTCATGGGCGCGGCTTCCGGCGGCGTCGGCGCCACCCTGTTCCGCCTTGGCGTGTCCGACGACCAGCGTGATCCCGACCGCTACACGCTCTACATGAGCCAGTCCGGCCTCGGTCTCGGCGACCGACAGATGTACCTGGACGAGAAGTTCGCGCCGCAGCGCGAGCGCTACGTCGCCTATATCGCGCAGCTGCTGCAACTCGCCGGTTGGGACGATGCGCAGGGCAATGCGCAGCGCGTGTTCGATTTCGAGAAGGCGGTGGCCGACGCCCACTGGACCCGTGCCGACAGCCGTGACCGCAGCCGCACCTACAACCCGGTCGAGCGCGACGCGTTCGCGACCACCGCGCCGGGCTTCAACTGGGAGCGCTACTTCGCCGCGGCCGGCGTCGAACAGGCGCCACGCGCGGTCGTGCGCCAGGACAGCGCGATGCCGAAGCTGGCGAAGCTTTTCGCCGCTGCCGACCTCGATACGCTCAAGGCCTGGCAGGCCTTCCACGTCACCGACCAGGCGGCGCCGATGCTGTCGAAGGCCTTCGTCGACGCCCACTTCGACTTCCGCTCGAAGTTCCTCTCCGGCCAGCCCGAGCAGAAGGAACGCTGGAAGCGCGGCGTGGCGCATGCCGAAGAGGCGATGGGCGAGGCCATCGGCCGCGACTACGTGCAGCTGTATTTCCCGCCGGACTCCAAGGCCAAGATGGACGAACTGGTGGCCAACGTGAAGGCGGCCATGGGCGCGCGCCTGGACCAGCTGGAATGGATGGGCGAGGACACCAAGGCGGAGGCCCGCGCCAAGCTGGCCGGCTTCGGCCTGAAGATCGGCCACGCGGAGACCTGGCGCGACTATGCCTCGCTGGAGGTCAGGGACGGCGACGTGCTCGGCAACGCGCTGCGTTCGGCCGCCTTCGAATGGGACTACGACCGCGCGCGCATCGGCCAGCAGGTCGACAAGGCCGAGTGGGGCATGACCCCGCAGACGGTCAACGCCTACTACTCATCGGTGAAGAACGAGATCGTGTTCCCGGCCGCGATCCTGCAGCCGCCGTTCTTCGATCCCGACGCCGATCCGGCGGTGAACTACGGCGCCATCGGCGGCGTGATCGGCCACGAGATCATCCATGGCTTCGACGACCAGGGCCGCAAGTCGGACGGTGCCGGCCTGCTGCGTGATTGGTGGACGGCCGACGACGCCGCCAAGTTCGAGGTCCAGGCCGCGAAGCTCGGCGCCCAGTACGAGGCCTTCGAGTTCCCGCAGCTGCCGGGCATGCACATCAACGGCAAGGTCGCGATGGGCGAGAACATCGGTGACCTGGGCGGGCTGACCATCGCACTGGAGGCCTACCGCCGCTCGCTCGACGGCAAGCCGGCGCCGGTGATCGACGGCTTCAGCGGTGAGCAGCGCCTGTTCATGGGCTGGGCCCAGGTATGGCGCACCCTGTGGCGCGACGACGCCCTGCGCCAGCAGTTGGTCAACGGCACGCATTCGCCGGGCCACATCCGCGCGTTCGCGCCGCTGCGCAACATCGACGCCTGGTATGACGCGTTCGACGTCAGCGAAGGCGATCCGCTGTGGATCGCGCCCGAGGATCGGGTCCGCATCTGGTAA
- a CDS encoding cold-shock protein, producing MQYGTVKWFNDAKGFGFIAPEDGSTDVFVHYSAISSEGFRSLQEGQRVSYEVTQGPKGAQATGVAPVA from the coding sequence ATGCAATACGGCACAGTGAAGTGGTTCAACGACGCCAAGGGCTTCGGTTTCATCGCACCGGAGGACGGCAGCACGGATGTCTTCGTGCACTACTCGGCAATCTCATCGGAAGGCTTCCGCAGCCTGCAGGAAGGGCAGCGCGTCAGCTACGAAGTCACCCAGGGGCCGAAGGGCGCGCAGGCGACCGGCGTCGCACCGGTCGCGTAA
- a CDS encoding CYTH domain-containing protein gives MAIEIERKFLVAGDGWRGAAHAVVPMAQGYINDQAAMDEGRQNASVRVRIAGEEAFLNLKSRELGHTRQEFDYLIPVDDARALLALCVGGVVDKRRHLVCHGDHLWEVDEFLGDNAGLVVAEVELGSADEPFMRPDWLGAEATDCPRYYNLALASRPYSQWSEAERAGPEA, from the coding sequence GTGGCAATTGAGATCGAACGCAAGTTCCTGGTGGCCGGCGACGGCTGGCGCGGGGCCGCGCACGCGGTGGTGCCGATGGCGCAGGGCTACATCAACGACCAGGCGGCGATGGACGAAGGTCGCCAGAACGCCTCGGTGCGGGTGCGCATCGCCGGCGAAGAAGCCTTCCTCAACCTCAAGTCGCGCGAGCTCGGCCACACCCGCCAGGAGTTCGATTATCTGATCCCGGTCGACGACGCGCGCGCCCTGCTGGCGCTGTGCGTCGGCGGCGTGGTCGACAAGCGCCGGCACCTGGTCTGCCATGGCGATCACCTCTGGGAGGTCGACGAATTCCTCGGCGACAACGCTGGCCTGGTGGTGGCCGAAGTCGAACTTGGCAGCGCCGATGAACCCTTCATGCGCCCGGACTGGCTGGGTGCCGAAGCCACCGACTGTCCGCGCTACTACAATCTGGCCCTGGCCTCGCGCCCGTACTCGCAATGGAGCGAGGCCGAGCGCGCCGGCCCGGAAGCCTGA
- the nagZ gene encoding beta-N-acetylhexosaminidase: MLVIGVEGTELTARERDWLQHDACAGVILFTRNFASREQVAELSAAIRAAAPRPQLVCVDQEGGRVQRFREGYSALPSLQGFGRDYAVDPQAALERAREHAWLMASEVRASGVDLSFAPVVDLGRGNLAIGDRAFSDDPQVVAAFTRAYVEGMHAAGMAATLKHFPGHGSVREDTHFDDAVDDRTLDAIRADDLVPFVAGIDAGADAVMLAHVVYPQVAPEPAGYSPRWINEILRSEMGFRGVVFSDDIGMAAAFSAGGVKQRIDAHLDAGCDVVLVCHPDLVEESLAAVEGRTLNTMALTGLLGRGALGWDGLLADARYSRARSGQGGGVAA, translated from the coding sequence ATGCTCGTCATCGGCGTCGAAGGCACCGAACTCACCGCGCGCGAGCGCGACTGGCTGCAGCACGACGCCTGCGCCGGCGTGATCCTGTTCACCCGCAACTTCGCATCGCGCGAGCAGGTCGCCGAGCTGTCGGCGGCGATCCGCGCCGCCGCGCCGCGGCCGCAGCTGGTGTGCGTCGACCAGGAAGGCGGCCGCGTGCAGCGCTTCCGCGAGGGCTACAGCGCGCTGCCGTCGCTGCAGGGCTTCGGGCGCGACTACGCCGTCGATCCGCAGGCCGCGCTGGAGCGCGCGCGTGAGCACGCCTGGCTGATGGCCAGCGAGGTGCGCGCTTCCGGCGTGGACCTCAGCTTCGCGCCGGTGGTCGACCTTGGCCGCGGCAACCTCGCCATCGGCGACCGCGCGTTCTCCGACGATCCGCAGGTGGTTGCCGCGTTCACCCGCGCCTACGTCGAAGGCATGCACGCTGCCGGCATGGCCGCCACGTTGAAGCACTTCCCGGGCCACGGCTCGGTGCGCGAGGATACGCACTTCGACGACGCGGTCGACGACCGCACGCTGGACGCGATCCGCGCCGACGACCTGGTGCCGTTCGTGGCCGGCATCGACGCGGGCGCCGACGCGGTGATGCTGGCGCACGTGGTCTACCCCCAGGTCGCGCCGGAACCGGCCGGCTACTCGCCGCGCTGGATCAACGAGATCCTGCGCAGCGAGATGGGCTTCCGCGGCGTGGTGTTCTCCGACGACATCGGCATGGCCGCGGCGTTCTCCGCAGGCGGCGTGAAGCAGCGCATCGATGCGCACCTCGACGCCGGCTGCGACGTGGTGCTGGTCTGCCACCCGGACCTGGTCGAGGAGTCGCTGGCTGCCGTCGAAGGCCGCACGCTCAACACCATGGCGCTCACCGGGCTGCTGGGCCGCGGGGCACTCGGCTGGGACGGATTGCTCGCGGATGCGCGCTACAGCCGCGCGCGCAGCGGCCAGGGCGGCGGGGTGGCGGCATGA
- a CDS encoding hypoxanthine-guanine phosphoribosyltransferase, producing the protein MSAALLADALAGADVIHDRAALEAAIEGMADAIVPDYAGDAQPPLYITIMHGGMPFAAQLAFALGERGLDLEFDYLHATRYRGATSGSRLAWLHRPATPMRGRRVLLVDDILDEGHTLNAVIRWCQDEGAVDVRVAVLATKIHDRCVEGVCADYSGVEVPDRYVFGYGMDYNEQGRNLPAIYALAD; encoded by the coding sequence ATGAGCGCGGCGCTGCTTGCCGACGCGCTCGCCGGCGCCGACGTGATCCACGATCGCGCCGCGCTGGAAGCCGCGATCGAAGGCATGGCCGATGCCATCGTGCCGGACTACGCCGGCGACGCGCAGCCGCCGCTGTACATCACCATCATGCATGGCGGCATGCCGTTCGCCGCGCAGCTGGCGTTCGCGCTGGGCGAGCGCGGGCTGGACCTCGAATTCGATTACCTGCATGCCACCCGCTACCGCGGCGCGACCAGTGGTTCGCGGCTGGCGTGGCTGCACCGCCCGGCAACGCCCATGCGCGGCCGCCGCGTGCTGCTGGTCGACGACATCCTCGACGAAGGCCACACGCTCAACGCCGTGATCCGCTGGTGCCAGGACGAGGGCGCGGTCGACGTGCGCGTGGCGGTGCTGGCGACCAAGATCCACGACCGCTGCGTCGAGGGCGTGTGCGCGGATTACTCGGGTGTCGAAGTCCCGGACCGCTACGTGTTCGGTTACGGCATGGATTACAACGAGCAGGGCCGCAACCTGCCGGCCATCTACGCACTCGCCGACTGA
- a CDS encoding S-methyl-5'-thioinosine phosphorylase produces the protein MSPTIPDLALAVIGGTGLYQLAGLEDVESHQPVTRFGAPSGPVRIGTLDGHRVAFLARHGEGHSVAPHLVNYRANLVALQALGVRRVLALNTVGGITARFGPRVLACPDQLIDYTWGRVSTFCEEPGSEVLHVDFGDPYTPSLRHAVIAAAARSGVALLDGGCYGVTQGPRLETRAEITRLARDGCDLVGMTGMPEAGLARELGLDYACLAIVANWAAGAGPVHDEVITIEEVVANVEAASSGLPGLVSALLAG, from the coding sequence ATGAGCCCGACGATTCCCGACCTCGCGCTCGCCGTCATCGGCGGGACCGGGCTGTACCAGCTGGCCGGCCTCGAGGACGTCGAGTCGCACCAGCCGGTGACGCGTTTCGGCGCGCCGTCCGGACCGGTCCGCATCGGCACCCTGGACGGGCATCGTGTCGCGTTCCTCGCGCGCCATGGCGAAGGCCATTCCGTGGCGCCGCACCTGGTGAACTATCGCGCGAACCTGGTGGCGCTTCAGGCGCTTGGCGTGCGCCGCGTGCTCGCGCTGAACACCGTGGGCGGCATCACCGCGCGCTTCGGTCCGCGCGTGCTGGCCTGCCCGGACCAGCTGATCGACTACACCTGGGGCCGCGTGTCGACCTTCTGCGAGGAGCCCGGCAGCGAGGTGCTGCACGTGGACTTCGGTGATCCGTACACGCCGTCGCTGCGCCACGCGGTGATCGCGGCGGCCGCCAGGTCCGGCGTCGCGCTGCTCGACGGGGGGTGTTACGGCGTTACACAGGGGCCGCGCCTGGAGACACGCGCCGAGATCACGCGCTTGGCGCGCGACGGCTGCGACCTGGTCGGCATGACCGGCATGCCCGAGGCCGGGCTGGCGCGCGAGCTTGGCCTCGACTACGCATGCCTGGCCATCGTCGCCAACTGGGCGGCCGGCGCAGGTCCGGTGCACGACGAGGTGATCACCATCGAAGAGGTGGTGGCCAACGTCGAAGCGGCGTCCTCCGGATTGCCTGGCCTGGTCTCGGCCCTGCTCGCGGGGTGA
- the rlmD gene encoding 23S rRNA (uracil(1939)-C(5))-methyltransferase RlmD, producing MARIDQTPFQAEILDLSHDGRGVARRPEGHVNAGKAVFVAGALPGEVVMAKQTARSRHFDEAEAVEVLTASPERVVPRCPHFGTCGGCTLQHLAEDRQIVAKARVLNDNLARIGHVTPDAVLAPLSGAAWGYRRKGRFSVRRVEKKGRTLVGFRERDPRFVAELRECHTVIPALGMRVEALAALVDSLDARSDIPQIEFIAGDHTIALVFRHLQPLGDADRARLVAFAQAKGFAVFLQPGGPDSLQPLWPEQVSLSFRLAPWDIELGFRPLDFIQVNADLNEKMIAHALTLLDVQPGERVLDLFCGLGNFTLPLGRVAAEVVGVEGDAGLVARARENAERNAMPHVSFHAADLSTDLSREPWMRAGFDKLLLDPARAGALDVLKQLPLKGLKRIVYVSCHPGSLARDAGYLVNERGWRLRSAGVMDMFPHTAHVESIAVFEPA from the coding sequence TTGGCTCGCATCGACCAGACCCCTTTCCAGGCCGAGATCCTCGACCTCAGCCATGACGGCCGCGGCGTTGCCCGGCGCCCCGAAGGCCACGTCAACGCCGGCAAGGCGGTGTTCGTCGCCGGCGCACTGCCGGGCGAGGTCGTCATGGCGAAGCAGACCGCGCGCTCGCGGCATTTCGATGAAGCCGAAGCGGTCGAGGTGCTCACCGCCTCGCCGGAGCGCGTCGTGCCGCGCTGCCCGCACTTCGGCACCTGCGGTGGCTGCACGTTGCAGCACCTGGCCGAGGACCGCCAGATCGTCGCCAAGGCGCGGGTGTTGAACGACAACCTCGCGCGCATCGGCCACGTCACCCCGGATGCGGTGCTCGCGCCGCTGAGCGGCGCCGCGTGGGGCTATCGCCGCAAGGGCCGCTTTTCGGTGCGCCGCGTCGAAAAGAAGGGCAGGACGCTGGTCGGGTTCCGCGAACGCGACCCGCGCTTCGTCGCCGAGCTGCGCGAATGCCACACCGTCATCCCGGCGCTGGGCATGCGCGTCGAGGCGCTGGCGGCGCTGGTCGACTCGCTGGACGCGCGCAGCGACATCCCGCAGATCGAGTTCATCGCCGGCGACCACACCATCGCGCTGGTGTTCCGCCACCTGCAGCCGCTGGGCGACGCCGACCGCGCGCGGCTGGTGGCGTTCGCGCAGGCAAAGGGCTTCGCTGTATTCCTGCAGCCGGGCGGACCCGACTCCCTGCAGCCGCTGTGGCCCGAGCAGGTTTCGCTGTCATTCCGCCTGGCGCCATGGGACATCGAACTCGGCTTCCGCCCGCTGGACTTCATCCAGGTCAACGCCGACCTCAACGAGAAGATGATCGCGCACGCGCTCACCCTCCTCGACGTGCAGCCGGGCGAACGCGTGCTCGACCTGTTCTGCGGGCTCGGAAATTTCACCCTGCCGCTGGGTCGGGTGGCCGCCGAAGTGGTCGGCGTGGAAGGCGATGCCGGGCTGGTGGCGCGCGCGCGTGAAAACGCCGAGCGCAACGCCATGCCGCACGTCAGCTTCCACGCGGCGGATCTTTCCACCGATCTTTCGCGCGAGCCGTGGATGCGCGCCGGCTTCGACAAGCTGCTGCTCGATCCGGCACGCGCCGGCGCACTCGATGTGCTGAAGCAGCTGCCGCTGAAGGGCCTGAAGCGCATCGTCTACGTCAGCTGCCATCCCGGCTCGCTGGCGCGCGATGCCGGCTACCTGGTCAACGAGCGCGGCTGGCGGCTGCGTTCGGCCGGGGTGATGGACATGTTCCCGCATACCGCCCACGTCGAATCGATCGCCGTGTTCGAACCGGCATGA